AGATTACGATCGACGCGCAAATCAAGGATAACCTGGATTACGTCCGGGCGATCGTCGGCGAGAGCCCCGACATTACGATCCGCGAATTCGAATACGGACGGTCCGGCAAGAAGATCGCCGTTGTGTATGCCGACGGCATTTCCGATAAAAAAATCGTTAACGAATTCATCTTGAAACCGCTGGCGATCACCAACAAGCAGGATGATCTGGACAAGATGAAGCCGGGAGAGGATCTCTTCGATTACATCAAAACGAACGGCACGGCCGTCGGCGAAATCGAGGTTCAGGCGAAATGGAACAAAACGATTCTGTCCATTCTGTCGGGGGATACCGTCATTTTTGTGGACGGCTGCGAGAAGGCCATGATTTGCGGCTCCAGGGGCGGCAAAGTGAGAGCGATTTCCGAAGCGAACTCCCAGGTGGTCATTCGCGGATCGAAGGAAGGCTTTACGGAAACGCTCGGCACGAACATCGCGCAGGTCCGCCGCAGAATCCGCAGCTCGAACCTTTGGCTCGAGACGATGCAGATCGGCAAAGTTACGCACACAGACGTCGCCATTATGTATATCAATGGGCTGGCGAAGGATGAAGTGGTCCAGGAAGTCATCAGCCGGCTGAAAAAAATCGAGACCGACTCAATTCTCGAATCCGGTTATATCGAGCAGCTCATCCAGGACAGCACGTACACGCCTTTTCCGATCATGTACAACTCCGAACGGCCGGACACGGTCGCGGGCAACCTGCTGGAGGGACGGATCGCGATTTTTGTGGACGGCACGCCGTTCGTGCTGGTCGCTCCGGCTTCGTTTGTCATGTTTTTTCAAGCGGCGGAGGATTATTATCAAAATTACCAGGCCGCCTCGCTCATACGCCTGCTCCGCTACGGCGCGTACCTCATTTCGCTGTTTGCGCCTTCGATCTATATCGCCGCCATTACCTTTCACCAGGAAATGATTCCGACGCAGCTCGTGATCAGCCTGGCGGCCCAGCGGACGAACGTCCCGTTTCCGGCCTTTATCGAAGCGGCCATAATGGAAATTTCCTTTGAAATTTTACGGGAAGCCGGCCTCCGGATGCCGCGCGCGATCGGCCAGGCGGTTTCGATCGTCGGCGCGCTTGTGCTCGGCCAGGCTGCCGTCGAAGCGGGGCTGATCTCCTCCGCTATGGTCATCGTGGTCGCCATTACGGGCATTTCGAGCTTTGCGACGGCGTCGTACGATTTGGCCTTGTCGGCCCGGATCATCCGTTTCGCCCTCATGGTCGCTTCGGCCTTTCTTGGCTTCTACGGCGTTGCGATTCTGAGCATTATCATCCTTGCCCATCTGTGCGCGCTGCGTTCCTTCGGAGTGCCGTATCTCGCGCCTATAACGCCGTTCAAGCTGAACGACCAGAAGGACGTGCTCGTCCGGCTCCCGTGGCGAAAGCTGCTGTCACGGCCCGATATTGCAAACAGCGAAAATCAGGTCCGGCAGGAGCCTTCCGGAAAGGAACCGCAATGAAGCGGCTGGTGAAGGTGATCGGCATCATCGCCCTGCTCAGTTTGACGCTTCCGGTTTCGGGCTGCTGGAACGGCAGGGAGCTGAACGATTTGGCGATCGTAACCGGTATGGGCATCGACTGGCTGCCTCAATCGAAGCAGTACCGGCTCTCCTTTCAAGTCGTGAATCCGAGAAGCGTCTCGACAGGGGTCAACGGCGGCGGCGGAACCGGAGACAAGCCGATCGTCGTCTACTCGGAAAACGGCGATACGTTGTTCGGCTCGCTTCGCAAAACGTCCCGGAAGGTGTCCCGGCAGCTGTTTTTTTCTCACACCCAGCTGCTCGTGGTCGGGGAAGATATGGCCAGGCAGGGGATCGAAAAGCTGTTCGATTTTTTCGACCGGGCGCACGAATTCCGGCTGAACACGCCGGTCATCGTTGCCGAGGGCACAACCGCGGAAAACGTACTGGAGCGAGTAACTCCGCTGGAGAAGGTTACCGCGGATGGATTGGCGAAGCGCCTCCGGGTCACGAAGTCGGTATGGGCGCATAACGTCACGATGCAGGTCCGGGAGGTCGTCTCGGCGCTGAGCGGATTGGGGGATTTCGCTCTGAGCGGCATCCGGATCGAACAAAAGGGCACCTTGAAATTCGACCGGATCGCCATTTTTGAAAAGGGTAAAATGATCGGCTGGTTAAAAGGGGACGCCGCGGTCGGCATCCTGCAGATCCGAAATCAGATCAGAAGCACGATTGTCGAACTGGACTGCCCGGTTCAATCGAACAACGATAAAATCGCCGTCGAGCTGGTCAATTCCAAGGCGGGCATCAAACTGGAGATGAGAAACGGCAGCCCGTTTTTCCATCTTTTGGTTGAGGAGGCGGGGAATATCACCGAGGTCCATTGTGCGATGGATTTGAACAATAAAGAGGCGATGACGAAGCTTCAGGGGCAGTGGGCGAAAATAACGAAAGCGACCATCGTGAGAACCGTGAAAGCCACCCAGCAGAAAAAAAGCGATGTGCTCGGCTTCGGGGATGCGGTCAAACGCTCCTATCCGAAGCAGTGGAAGAAGATGAAAACGAACTGGGACGAGCGGTATGCCGGCGTTCAGTTCGATGTCCGGGTAGAGGCCTATCTCCGGCTGACCGGGATGACAGGCAAGACGTATATCGCGGACAGGGAGAAATAAACGCTCCTCATTTCCTCCCTTTTTTGGCCGATCGGCGGCCAAGGCCCGGGAGAAACCGGACGAACGGCACGGCAATCAGCGCGATCAGGAACAGGGCTTCCCCCTTCCTCAGCACATGAAACGTATTGATCAGCGTGAGCACCGCCTGGTGAAGCGACCTGCCGGACACGACGTCCACGGCCGCGAGAAACGACAGCTCGAGCGCAAAGATCAGCAGATAGATCAGCACGATTTTAATCGGAAATCACCCGGCTCTTTGAATGGATGTTCTATCAGGATTTCCGCATTCACAGGCAGCTAAACGTACGGGAGACGAAGGAGGCGAAAGCATGTCGGCGGACAAACAAACCATCAACGGAGTTCAGCTTTTTTCCATGATGATGCTGTTTATATTCGGCACCGCGCTGGTCATCCCCGTCGGTTTCCAGTCGGGTCAGGAGGTGTGGCTGTCGATCCTGCTCGCCCTTCCCGCCGGGCTGCTGCTGTTTCTGGTTTTCGTTTACCTGTACCGTGCCTACCCCCGGCTTATCCTGAGCGGCTACCTCCGCAAAATACTCGGGGCGCCGATCGGGCTTCCGCTTGCCGTCCTATACGCGATCTATTTCATGTATGTGTCGGCCCGCAATTTGCGGGAAGCCGGCGATTTGCTCATTACATCAGCCTATGATGTCACGCCGAACTTCGTCATCCAGACCGTCATGATTCTCGCCGTCATCTACGTGCTGCGGAAAGGGCTGGAGGTCTTTTACCGGCTGGGCCAAGTCTATTTCTTCATCATCGTCTCGATCGGAGTGATCGGCAATATGCTGTTTATTTTCTCCGGTCTGATCGATCTGAAAAATTTGCTTCCGCTTACCGGAGAGGGGGGCTGGAAGCAGACGCTGTCGTCGGCGTACCCGTCGATATTCATGTTTCCGTTCGGCGAGACGGTCTGCTTTATGACCGTTTTTACGCATTTGAAAGCGAAAAATGAAGCCCGCAATTACGGCCTTACGGCGATGCTCCTCAGCGGCATTGCCCTCAGCCTGACGCATGCGATGGAAATATCGGTGCTCGGTCCCGATATTTATTCGCGGTCGATTTTTCCGCTGCTCTCGGCTCTGCGCCTCGTCAATATCATGAATTTCATTCAGCGGATGGACGCGCTCGTCATTCTTGCGCTCATTATCGGCGTATTCTTTAAAATGACCATGTACGCTTACGCATCGATGGCGCTGGCGGCGGACGTGTTTAACGTGAAGGAGGTGAACAAGCTCGCATATCCCGTATCCATCGTCATTCTGTTCGCGTCCATGATGTCGGCCTGGAGCTTTCCCGAGCATAATGAGGAAGGGCTGACCGACGTTAAACTGTTAAAGCCGATCTTCTGCCTGATGATTCCTTGTGTCCTGATGATTGTTCACGTGCTGCGTAAACGGCTGTCCAAGGCGCGGGCCCGGGCTTGAGCGGGGCCAGGCGATATTTTGCTTGACATAAGTAACCATTGGTTATATTATAACCACAGGTTAGTAACCATTGGTTACAAAGATGGAGACGGAAGGATGATTTGGGTGAGCTTTGTGGTGTTTATGCTGTTGTTTACAATCGGCTGCGGCGTGCTCGATGCGAAAATCGGGGGCCGCGAGCGGAGCAAAAGGAGAGAGGTGAGCTGAATGTTTGCGGGACATTTCGGGTTGGCCGCGGCCGTGAAGGCGAAGGAGAAGGACGTGCCGGTATGGGCGCTGATGCTGGGAACGCAGCTGCTTGACGTCATTTTCGTGCCCCTCTACCTGTCGGGCGTCGAAACGATCGTGCCGGTCGGAGGAATGGGTTACGGAAGCGGGCTGATCCATGCCGATTACTCCCATTCGCTAGTTGGGGCCGCAATCATCTCACTTATTTACGGATATATCGGACGGCGCGCATGGGGCAAGAGGGCGGGAACGGTGCTCGGTCTCGTTACCTTCAGCCACTGGCTGCTCGACCTGATCGTGCATCGGCCGGACCTGCCGATCCTGCCGGGCAATCTCGGTTCCCTTCCGCTGCTCGGCTTCGGCTTATGGCGCCATCCGGCCGTAAGTGCCTGGCTGGAAGGAATCATGATCGCGGCCGGCTTTCTGCTCTATTTCCGTTCCGCTCTTGCACGTTCAAGGAACGCGCGCTCCGGAGCGGGCGGGAAGAGCAAAAAGTGGGCCTATATCTCCTCCGCCGCGATGGGCGTCCTGCTGCTGTCGTCGCTCCTGACCGATACGATGGGCTAAAATCGAAGCCGTTCCCCGAGCGTTTGCGCATGCGGACGTTATGGGAGCGGCTTTTTGCTGGCGTACGCGGCATATGCCGGACGTTGCGGGAGCGGCTTTTTGCCGGCGTACGCGGCATATGCCGGACGTTGACGGAGAGCGGCTTTTCAGCTCACGGCCAAGAGGGGCGCCGCCAAGCCCGGACCGGTTCACGGCCGCCGCTGCTGCTTGACGGCATACTCCCGGACCATGTCTTCCGTGACGAAGACGCGGGTCGGCGATATGCCCTGTTTGGCATGCTCGTTGATGGCCGCCGTCGCGGCATTGATTTCGTCGACGCCAAACGGTTCTCCGGCGGCGCAGCGGGCAAGCGCCCGTTCGATCGCCTGCTCCCTCAGCTCGTCCAGCTCCATAAACCGGACCAGATGCCGGTGCTGGGCGGTGACGTGCTTCGTAATCGCTTCATGCGCGGACATGCTGTGCACTCCCTCCGTAAGGTTTACCGCTCATTATAGCATAGGGCGGCACGGCACGCTCGCCGGAAACGATTTTGCCCGCGTGCCCCCATAAAATACCAGCCCTTCGCGAAAGGTATCGTTGAGAACGTTACCAAATTTTGCGAACAGGGAGAGGTTGAAAATGTGGAAACGGGTAGCGGTGCTGGCCTTCGCGGCCATGATGCTGGCCGGCGGCACGGCGATGGCGCACGGCGGCGGAAACGGGCACGGCAAAAGCGGCGAGCATCACGGGCACGGCAAAAAGAAAGAAATGACCGCCTGCGTACCTCCGGGACTTAAAAATGCGCTTGCGCATGTAAAAAACGAGAAGGCGCGGGCGGCGATCAAGCAGGCGCTCGCGAAGCGGATGTCTGCATGCGGGGAGAAGGGGACGAAGCCCTCTCCGCGGCTGACGGATACGCAGCGCGTGACAGCCGACGCCGCGGCGCTGCAAATCCGGTACAGCGGCAGCGATACGGCCTCCTCCGTAACCGGACCGGTCGCGCTGCCGGTCCGCGGGAAGAACGGCTCGGCGATCGCGTGGAGCTCGAACCGGCCGGACCTGATTTCCGCTTCCGGCGCGGTCCATCGGCCGCAAGGTTCAGACGCGGCGGTCGTGCTGACCGCGAAGCTGCACTACAACCGGGCGACGTCGTCGAGAACCTTCACCCTTACGGTGAAAGCGGCGCCGGCGGCGATGACGGACCAGCAGCGGGTAAACGCCGACGCTGCGGCACTTCAGCTGTGGTTTAACGGCTCGGATACTTCCGCAAGTGTGACGCAGCCGCTGAAGGCGCTGCCGCTGAAGGGGAAGAACGGCTCGACGATTTACTGGTATTCCTCCGCGCCGGCGGTCGTGTCGAACGACGGGCGGACGGTAAACCGGCCGGCTTACGGCAGCGGCGACCAGAACGTCGTGCTGACGGCGGTCGTCAGCTATCAGACCGCTTCGCAGTCGAAGACGTTCACGATCACCGTCAAGGCGCAAATGAGCGATGCGCAGCGGGTGGCCGCGGATAAAGCCGCGCTCGCCATCGATTTCGGCGGCTCGGATACGAGCTCCCGCGTGACGCGGCCCTTCGATGCACTGCCTTCAGCCGGCCCGAACGGCTCGGCAATCGTGTGGACGTCCAGCGCGCCGTCCGTGATTTCGAATGACGGCAAGACGGTCAATCGCCCCGCGGCGGGCGCCGGCGATATCAACGTCGTGGTGACCGCCTACTTGACCAACGGCACGGCGGCGGATGTGAAGGTATTCGTGCTGACCGTCAAGCAGCAGTTCACCGCCGCCGAGAAGCTGGCCGCCGACAAAGCGGACCTGGCCGTCCGGTACGCCTCGGGCGATTCCGCGGCGAGCGTAACGAAGTCGGTTGCGCTGCCGACGACGGGCTACTACGGCAGTACCATCGTCTGGTATTCCAGCGCGCCTTCGATTATCGCCGACGACGGACGGCTGCTCAGCCGGCCGGCCCGCGGGCAGCAGGCTTCCGTTGTGACTCTGCTTGCTTATATCAAGAACGGCGGCCTAGAGGACGTGAAGACGTTCACGCTGACCGTGAAGCCGCTCCCGTAAGGCTTCCTCATGACAAACGAAAGGCCCTCGCCGACTGTCATTGGTCGATGAGGGCCTTTTTTAACTTCCCGAAGAAACAAACCTGTTCCACCGTCAAAGGGCGGTGCCGGCCGTTTCTTCCTCTCATTTATCCAGCACGATTTCCTTGTTCAGCACGAATTTCTCGATGACCCGGCGCACGCCTTCCTCGTTGTTCGACACCGTCACGTAATCGGCAATCTCCTTGAGCCGCGGCAGCGCATTGCCCATCGCCACGCCGAGTCCGGCTACCTCGATCATCTCATGATCGTTCCAGGAATCGCCGATTGCGATTACCTCGTCCAGGCTGCAGCCGATATGCTGCGCCATGAACGCGATCGCATGCCCCTTCGTGCCTTCCTTATGCATGAATTCCAAATAATGCGGCTTCGATTTCGTAATATGCACCCGGTCGCCAAACAATCCGCCCAGCTCAGTCTTCAGTTCGTCCAAGACGGCTGGCTCGTCGATGATGAGCATTTTCGTCGACGGACGGCCGATCAGCTTGCCGAGGTCCGGCTCGACGACGAACGGGATTTTGGACAGGCCCGCGTAGTCCCGCGATTTCTCGTTATCTTCGGCGACGTACAGCACATCGTCGATATAGAGCTGCAGGTGCAGCCCCCGCTCCCGGCAAAACGCCAGCAGCTCCTCCGCGACGTCCTGCGGCACCTTCCGCTCGTAAAGCACCTGCTCATCCATGAGCGTCTTCACAAGCGAGCCTTGGTACGTAATAATCGGCACGTTCAGCTCGGTCTGCATCGCGATTTTTTTCGCGGAGGGGAACATGCGGCCGGTGGCCAGCGTGACGAACACGCCGCTTGCCACCGCTTCGGCGAGCGCCGCCTTCGTGCCGGGCGTCACGACGAGGTCGTCCGTCAGCAGCGTATCGTCGATGTCGATCGCAATCATTTTGTACATATCGGTTTCTCCTGCTCCTTTAAGTTCGTGCATTTTCATTGATTGTATCGGAATTTGCGGGGACCGACAACCCTCTCGCTTGCGGGACGGGCCGTAAATGCGATAAAGTGAGGAGACGAGCTGATGCGAAAAGAGGTGGACCGGCCTTGAGCCTTTTCGGGGAAAGAGCGGAGAAGCAGCGAAGGAGAGCGGCTGCGACAGCTGCGGTAGTGATCGCATGCGGGATCGGATTTGCCGGCGGACGATTGTCCATGACGGCGCAGTATCCGATTATAAAGGATGCGAGCTTCCGCAATTTATCGTTTGCATATAACGAAATTATGGCGAACTATTTGACCGGGGCCAAATCGAAGTCGCTGGTCGACGGCGCGGCCCAAGGGATGGTCGCGTCGCTGGACGACCCGTATTCGGTCTATTTGTCCGGCGAACAGGGCGAGCAGTATATGGAGTCGTACCAGGACCATTTTGTCGGCATCGGGATTGAAATCCGGCAGCAGGACGGCGACTTCATCATCCAGGATACGATCGAGGGCTCTCCGGCGGCCAAATCGGACCTCAAGGCGGATGACGTCATCCAGGCGGTTGACGGCAAGCCGGTGAAAGGCATCACGCTGACCGAGCTGAAAAACCGGATACAGGGCAAAGCCGGCACGGTCGTCAAGCTGACGGTCCTCAGGGAAGGGACGGCCGAGCCGCAGCAAATTCCGGTCACGCGGGGCGAAGTGCCGGTAATTACCGTGACGTCGGAAATGATGGCGAATCGGATCGGGGAAATTACGATTACCCGGTTTGCGGAGAAAACGGCGGACGAGTTTAATCGCGCGATCGAGTCGCTGCAGAAACAGGGCATGAAGGCGCTGCTGATCGATTTGCGGGGAAATCCGGGCGGGCTGCTCGACCCGACGATTCAGCTCGCAAACCGGTTCGTGCCGAAGGGCCAGGTTATCGTGCAGGTGGTATACAAGGACGAGAAAAGCGTCATCACGCATAAATCGGAGCAGCAGACGCCCTGGAAGCTGCCGATCGCCGTTCTGGTCGACGACAATACGGCAAGCTCCGCGGAGGTGCTGACGGCGGCGCTGAAGGAGCGGGCGCACGCGACGGTCGTAGGACAGAAAACGTTCGGCAAGGGGATCGTGCAGAATTTCCGGCAGCTGAAGGACGGCTCCGTGCTCAAGCTGACCGAAGCCCAGTGGCGCGCGCCGGACGGGGAGTGGATCCACAAGAAGGGGATCGAGCCGAACGTGCCGGTGCAGGCGCCGGCTTACGCCCTGCTGCCGAGCCTGCCGGTCGGGCTGCAGCTGAAGGAAAACGACTACGGCGACAAGGTGAAAACGGTACAGACGATGCTGCAGACGCTTGGCTACAGCGCTCCTTCGACCGGCATCTTCGACGCCGCGACGGATGCGGCAGTCCGGGCGTTCCAGCGGGACGAGTCGCTGCCGGCAACCGGCATCGTCAACGACAGGACGGCTTACCAGTTTTCGGTACGGCTGCTCGACAAGTTCAAAAAAGAGGACCCGCAGCGCAACAAGGCGCTCGAGCTGCTGGAGGCGGCCGAGACCGCAGGCGCTGCGGGGTCATGAAGCGCGGGCTGCTGCCCGCGGTTTTTTTTCGTTCAAGCGCCTTGTGCGGTCAGCCGTTCCCGGCGGCTATGGGGCGGCATATCCGGCGCGTTCGGCAGGCGCTCCGGATCGCCTCATGTTTTCCATTGCGCACGGACGCCCGCTGTGATATGATTGTAAAAATTTACGCGAAAACGGAAAGCGCCGCTTCCAAAAAACAAGAGGAGGAATACGTTTCAAATGGCTCATTATTACACCGAACCGTCCCGGACCTTCAGCGAGTATTTGCTTGTTCCGAATCTGACGACGAAGGATTGCACCCCCGGCAATGTCAGCCTGAAAACGCCGATCGTCAAGTACGGGCAGGGCGAGCAGCCGGCCTTTACGCTTAACATTCCGTTCGCATCGGCGGTCATGCAGGCCGTATCGGATGACCGGATGGCGGTTGCGCTCGCGCGCTGCGGAGGCATTTCGTTTATTTACGGATCGCAGGCGGTGGAGGATCAGGCGGCTATGGTACGGAAGGTCAAGGCGTATAAAGCGGGCTTCGTTGTCAGCCGCTCCAATTTGACGCCGCAGCATACGCTGCAGGACGTGCTGGAGCTGAAGCGGCAGACCGGCCACTCCACCGTGGCGATTACGGACGACGGCACCCCCAACGGCAAGCTGCTCGGCATCGTGACGAGCCGCGATTATCGGGTGAGCCGCGATTCGCCGGACAAGCGGGTGCAGGACTTTATGACGCCGTTCGCTTCGCTTATTTACGGGCGTTCCGGCTGTACGCTGTCGGAGGCGAACGACCTGATCTGGGAACACAAGCTGAACTGCCTGCCGATCGTGGACGAGGCGCAAAATCTCGAATATCTCGTCTTCCGCAAAGACTACGACGCGCATAAGGAAAATCCGTACGAGCTGCTCGACGTCAACAAAAGCTATATTGTCGGCGCGGGCATCAATACGAGGGATTATAAAGACCGCGTACCTGCGCTCGTCGAAGCCGGCGTCGACGTGCTTGTCATCGATTCCTCCGACGGCTATTCCGAATGGCAGCGGGAAACGGTGCAGTACGTCAAAGCGAATTTCGACGTGAAAATCGGCGCAGGGAACGTCGTCGACCGCGAAGGGTTTCTTTATCTGGTCGAATCGGGCGCCGATTTCGTCAAGATCGGCATCGGCGGCGGCTCGATCTGCATCACGCGCGAACAGAAAGGCATCGGCCGCGGCCAGGCATCGGCGCTGATCGAGGTAGCTGCGGCGCGCGACGAATATTTCCGGAATACCGGCATTTACGTGCCGATCTGTTCCGACGGCGGCATCGTGCACGATTATCACATTACGCTCGCGCTCGCGATGGGAGCGGATTTCGTCATGATGGGCCGTTATTTCGCCCGCTTCGACGAAAGCCCGACCCGGAAGCTGAAGGTCGGCAACAATTTCGTGAAGGAGTTTTGGGGCGAGGGCTCCAACCGGGCGCGCAACTGGCAGCGGTACGATACGGGCGGCAAGGAAAGTCTCGTGTTCGAGGAAGGGGTCGATTCGTACGTTTCGTATGCGGGCGGCCTGCAGGAGAATCTTGACAAAACGATTCACAAAATGAAATCCACGATGTGCAACTGCGGCGCGAAATCGATCGAGGAGCTGCAGCGCAATGCCCGTAT
This genomic window from Paenibacillus humicola contains:
- a CDS encoding spore germination protein; translated protein: MGAVFGFGYRKQPSGGGSSGTAGALPAKITIDAQIKDNLDYVRAIVGESPDITIREFEYGRSGKKIAVVYADGISDKKIVNEFILKPLAITNKQDDLDKMKPGEDLFDYIKTNGTAVGEIEVQAKWNKTILSILSGDTVIFVDGCEKAMICGSRGGKVRAISEANSQVVIRGSKEGFTETLGTNIAQVRRRIRSSNLWLETMQIGKVTHTDVAIMYINGLAKDEVVQEVISRLKKIETDSILESGYIEQLIQDSTYTPFPIMYNSERPDTVAGNLLEGRIAIFVDGTPFVLVAPASFVMFFQAAEDYYQNYQAASLIRLLRYGAYLISLFAPSIYIAAITFHQEMIPTQLVISLAAQRTNVPFPAFIEAAIMEISFEILREAGLRMPRAIGQAVSIVGALVLGQAAVEAGLISSAMVIVVAITGISSFATASYDLALSARIIRFALMVASAFLGFYGVAILSIIILAHLCALRSFGVPYLAPITPFKLNDQKDVLVRLPWRKLLSRPDIANSENQVRQEPSGKEPQ
- a CDS encoding Ger(x)C family spore germination protein — its product is MKRLVKVIGIIALLSLTLPVSGCWNGRELNDLAIVTGMGIDWLPQSKQYRLSFQVVNPRSVSTGVNGGGGTGDKPIVVYSENGDTLFGSLRKTSRKVSRQLFFSHTQLLVVGEDMARQGIEKLFDFFDRAHEFRLNTPVIVAEGTTAENVLERVTPLEKVTADGLAKRLRVTKSVWAHNVTMQVREVVSALSGLGDFALSGIRIEQKGTLKFDRIAIFEKGKMIGWLKGDAAVGILQIRNQIRSTIVELDCPVQSNNDKIAVELVNSKAGIKLEMRNGSPFFHLLVEEAGNITEVHCAMDLNNKEAMTKLQGQWAKITKATIVRTVKATQQKKSDVLGFGDAVKRSYPKQWKKMKTNWDERYAGVQFDVRVEAYLRLTGMTGKTYIADREK
- a CDS encoding GerAB/ArcD/ProY family transporter codes for the protein MSADKQTINGVQLFSMMMLFIFGTALVIPVGFQSGQEVWLSILLALPAGLLLFLVFVYLYRAYPRLILSGYLRKILGAPIGLPLAVLYAIYFMYVSARNLREAGDLLITSAYDVTPNFVIQTVMILAVIYVLRKGLEVFYRLGQVYFFIIVSIGVIGNMLFIFSGLIDLKNLLPLTGEGGWKQTLSSAYPSIFMFPFGETVCFMTVFTHLKAKNEARNYGLTAMLLSGIALSLTHAMEISVLGPDIYSRSIFPLLSALRLVNIMNFIQRMDALVILALIIGVFFKMTMYAYASMALAADVFNVKEVNKLAYPVSIVILFASMMSAWSFPEHNEEGLTDVKLLKPIFCLMIPCVLMIVHVLRKRLSKARARA
- a CDS encoding permease; translation: MFAGHFGLAAAVKAKEKDVPVWALMLGTQLLDVIFVPLYLSGVETIVPVGGMGYGSGLIHADYSHSLVGAAIISLIYGYIGRRAWGKRAGTVLGLVTFSHWLLDLIVHRPDLPILPGNLGSLPLLGFGLWRHPAVSAWLEGIMIAAGFLLYFRSALARSRNARSGAGGKSKKWAYISSAAMGVLLLSSLLTDTMG
- a CDS encoding DUF2533 family protein is translated as MSAHEAITKHVTAQHRHLVRFMELDELREQAIERALARCAAGEPFGVDEINAATAAINEHAKQGISPTRVFVTEDMVREYAVKQQRRP
- a CDS encoding immunoglobulin-like domain-containing protein gives rise to the protein MWKRVAVLAFAAMMLAGGTAMAHGGGNGHGKSGEHHGHGKKKEMTACVPPGLKNALAHVKNEKARAAIKQALAKRMSACGEKGTKPSPRLTDTQRVTADAAALQIRYSGSDTASSVTGPVALPVRGKNGSAIAWSSNRPDLISASGAVHRPQGSDAAVVLTAKLHYNRATSSRTFTLTVKAAPAAMTDQQRVNADAAALQLWFNGSDTSASVTQPLKALPLKGKNGSTIYWYSSAPAVVSNDGRTVNRPAYGSGDQNVVLTAVVSYQTASQSKTFTITVKAQMSDAQRVAADKAALAIDFGGSDTSSRVTRPFDALPSAGPNGSAIVWTSSAPSVISNDGKTVNRPAAGAGDINVVVTAYLTNGTAADVKVFVLTVKQQFTAAEKLAADKADLAVRYASGDSAASVTKSVALPTTGYYGSTIVWYSSAPSIIADDGRLLSRPARGQQASVVTLLAYIKNGGLEDVKTFTLTVKPLP
- a CDS encoding Cof-type HAD-IIB family hydrolase; this encodes MYKMIAIDIDDTLLTDDLVVTPGTKAALAEAVASGVFVTLATGRMFPSAKKIAMQTELNVPIITYQGSLVKTLMDEQVLYERKVPQDVAEELLAFCRERGLHLQLYIDDVLYVAEDNEKSRDYAGLSKIPFVVEPDLGKLIGRPSTKMLIIDEPAVLDELKTELGGLFGDRVHITKSKPHYLEFMHKEGTKGHAIAFMAQHIGCSLDEVIAIGDSWNDHEMIEVAGLGVAMGNALPRLKEIADYVTVSNNEEGVRRVIEKFVLNKEIVLDK
- a CDS encoding S41 family peptidase, with amino-acid sequence MSLFGERAEKQRRRAAATAAVVIACGIGFAGGRLSMTAQYPIIKDASFRNLSFAYNEIMANYLTGAKSKSLVDGAAQGMVASLDDPYSVYLSGEQGEQYMESYQDHFVGIGIEIRQQDGDFIIQDTIEGSPAAKSDLKADDVIQAVDGKPVKGITLTELKNRIQGKAGTVVKLTVLREGTAEPQQIPVTRGEVPVITVTSEMMANRIGEITITRFAEKTADEFNRAIESLQKQGMKALLIDLRGNPGGLLDPTIQLANRFVPKGQVIVQVVYKDEKSVITHKSEQQTPWKLPIAVLVDDNTASSAEVLTAALKERAHATVVGQKTFGKGIVQNFRQLKDGSVLKLTEAQWRAPDGEWIHKKGIEPNVPVQAPAYALLPSLPVGLQLKENDYGDKVKTVQTMLQTLGYSAPSTGIFDAATDAAVRAFQRDESLPATGIVNDRTAYQFSVRLLDKFKKEDPQRNKALELLEAAETAGAAGS
- a CDS encoding IMP dehydrogenase — its product is MAHYYTEPSRTFSEYLLVPNLTTKDCTPGNVSLKTPIVKYGQGEQPAFTLNIPFASAVMQAVSDDRMAVALARCGGISFIYGSQAVEDQAAMVRKVKAYKAGFVVSRSNLTPQHTLQDVLELKRQTGHSTVAITDDGTPNGKLLGIVTSRDYRVSRDSPDKRVQDFMTPFASLIYGRSGCTLSEANDLIWEHKLNCLPIVDEAQNLEYLVFRKDYDAHKENPYELLDVNKSYIVGAGINTRDYKDRVPALVEAGVDVLVIDSSDGYSEWQRETVQYVKANFDVKIGAGNVVDREGFLYLVESGADFVKIGIGGGSICITREQKGIGRGQASALIEVAAARDEYFRNTGIYVPICSDGGIVHDYHITLALAMGADFVMMGRYFARFDESPTRKLKVGNNFVKEFWGEGSNRARNWQRYDTGGKESLVFEEGVDSYVSYAGGLQENLDKTIHKMKSTMCNCGAKSIEELQRNARITLVSATSIVEGGAHDVILKESSLSAE